A segment of the Populus alba chromosome 9, ASM523922v2, whole genome shotgun sequence genome:
TCTTTCTGCTTTTCGCGCTCGTCAGCTTGTAAGAATCTTGTTGCCCTAGCTACCTCTTTCTGTTTGGTTGCCtagaaaatgaaggaaaaaatggAATCCGAATTGCAtatttgatccttaaacttcTCAATACCCGTGACTTGAATCTAATCTTTAtctcactttaattttaattttctaaaaaatggaTAATATGGGTTGAAACGCGATGATTTAGGTTATTTAACGAACTGATTTGggattataaatgaattatataaatttaattcctCTCCCATTTATAAACAGAGGTTAAATGAATTGATTTAGGTTAATTAAATTTTCCTGGTTCGAATCTTCACTGAAAATTTGTAGTAGCAGATATGGTATTTTGTAGTGGAATTGCTATTAAGATGGATGGCAAGACGACACATTGTTGCAGCGGTAGAAATCAacttattttgttcaatttttaatCTGTGTTTTTACTGTAATATGCTGAAATTTCAGTTtgtgaatttttgttttcttgaacttgtgtatgaattgaaatgaaagagagaacAGAAGCTTTTTAAGGTATTCGTGAGGGCATGGAATAGCGACCCGTGATGGAAAGTTTAGGATGTTTTTCACTATACTTTGAATTGCTGACTGATGGGTGATGAAATATTGGTTGTATTTTGGAATAGTTGTTTGTATTTGGCTATTGCTGCTGGTGTTGGCCTTGACAGTTTATGTTTTCCACGGTTGATTTATGAATCTAAAGATGGTAGTTGGCTTATAGTAATATTACTTTGTTCTTCTTTCTGGGTGTGTAGGCTGTACCAAGACAAGCATTGCATGGTTCAAACCAATATGTACTGAGATCCAGTGCCCACTTATATTCCACCAAAATAGGTTTGCTCTGTTCTCTCTGTTTTATTCGCTTTCAGATATACTATTTGTGTGAGTGGGTGAACGAgcaaaaaaatgttattgagTTTTATTAGTGATACTCACAAATCCAAGACTGTAAATCGTTTGTGTTAAATTTATTACATGACATACTGAAATTATTTGAGAGGAGAGTGTTTTGGATTAATGTTTTAGAATCTCCTCTGGAGGATGACAAGCAATTATTTCTTCTTCAGAGAACATGTTGAGATTCTAGTCCAAAAGTAACTGCGTACATCTTTAATGGGACCTTTCTTACTCTTACAGTGTGTTTATACTTTGTTTAAGTTATCgcaatttatgtaatttttcttATCTGTTACCATAGAAGATGAAGATAGAAACGAGCTTGCAAAGGAGATTTCAAAGGACTGGAGTTCTGGTAATATATACATCCTTGGAGTTTGTGTTTTGAATTCtgtcttacttttttttttcctgatacaACAAGAGGTCCTAATGTTCTGACTAATTACAGTATTTGAGCGGAGCATTAACACACTCTTCCTTACTGAAATGGTTCGCGGTTTGTCGTTGACTCTCAAGTACTTCTTTGAGCCAAAAGTTACTGTAAGTGTCTCCCCATACATGGTCAGATATTAGAACATCTCCAATAGGAGAGCTAAAGAAgagccaaaagaaaaaaaaataaaaatacagccAATGAAGTgccaaaatcctttttttttttttgtcattgaaaAGCCattcttacatatttttttaaagagccaaaagcataaaataaattatttaaagattcTTTCTCTCATCTCCACAActtttctcaattatttttctcaaaagagctaaaactattaatattaaatatattaaaatacaaatgggttgttaaaatgacttttttccATTGTagtgcatataaaaaaaaaattcatatttacaCTATTCAAAAAGTTATATCAATAATTTGGCTCTTCTAAACAACTTTTGCTATTGGAGATGCTCATATAATGTGACAATGGTGAGTGATGATAGTAGAAATATCTTCTCATGTGCAGATCAATTATCCATTTGAGAAAGGTCCCTTGAGCCCACGTTTTCGTGGTGAGCATGCACTCCGGCGATATCCTACAGGGGAGGAACGTTGTATTGCTTGCAAACTTTGTGAAGCTGTAAGGCTTTGAGATTCATTGTACTCCCTTAAACAATTTTGTTTGttgtgtggatttttttttagaaaggaaGGAATTTACATTGTTAGTTTCAAATTCCATATTACATCCAGCCCCTAGTTAAATCATTCTCTAGGTTGGAGGTGATCAAACTATACCATGGTGCTATGAATTGTGTTTTGCTGAACCACctcaaaatttgataaaattgttctttttttttttaatttttattattattatgtgatCCCATCAGGCATATGGAGAACTTAGAAATGGTTGTCACATATTTGCAACTCCACTCAGATTTTTCAGAAATGGTACTACAGTATATAAGCTGAGACAACTTTTATATGCATGCCTGTACTGTTTTTTTCGACTGTCCTTTTTGCATTTCTAGGTTTATATTCTCTGGAATTTAATGATTTGATTGTA
Coding sequences within it:
- the LOC118059057 gene encoding NADH dehydrogenase [ubiquinone] iron-sulfur protein 8-B, mitochondrial isoform X1, giving the protein MAAILARKSLSAFRARQLAVPRQALHGSNQYVLRSSAHLYSTKIEDEDRNELAKEISKDWSSVFERSINTLFLTEMVRGLSLTLKYFFEPKVTINYPFEKGPLSPRFRGEHALRRYPTGEERCIACKLCEAICPAQAITIEAEEREDGSRRTTRYDIDMTKCIYCGFCQEACPVDAIVEGPNFEFSTETHEELLYDKEKLLENGDRWETEIAENLRSESLYR
- the LOC118059057 gene encoding NADH dehydrogenase [ubiquinone] iron-sulfur protein 8-B, mitochondrial isoform X2, whose translation is MAAILARKSLSAFRARQLAVPRQALHGSNQYVLRSSAHLYSTKIDEDRNELAKEISKDWSSVFERSINTLFLTEMVRGLSLTLKYFFEPKVTINYPFEKGPLSPRFRGEHALRRYPTGEERCIACKLCEAICPAQAITIEAEEREDGSRRTTRYDIDMTKCIYCGFCQEACPVDAIVEGPNFEFSTETHEELLYDKEKLLENGDRWETEIAENLRSESLYR